One Pseudomonas tolaasii NCPPB 2192 genomic window carries:
- a CDS encoding restriction endonuclease translates to MSDYDFSRLNDKEFEVFCADLLSAREGVRFERFKPGRDAGVDGRFFRSEGDEWILQCKHWISTPLEKLVKSIADSESLKVQKLSPSRYILALSHSLSLNDKKILMQKLSPFVLSPADILGRQDLSDMLAKYPDVERRHYKLWIASSNVLAYMLNKPIHDRSQFELGEIIEASKLYVATANHNQAIDKLESTSVVIITGPAGIGKTTLAGQLILQYVADGFELSVISDDIKEAESIFDPDSKQIFYFDDFLGRNYLEALSGHEGAKIVGFIRRIVKNPKKRFVLTSRTTILNQGRILNDVFHNSNINRNEFEITLESLEKIDKARILYNHIWHSEIDAEYVEHLYSHKRYRIIIDHRNFNPRLIRFITDAQRLEDVTSESYWAHTTGLLDDPSQVWDHPFQAQLDDCGRALVLLVAMNGRVITEPELSEAFARYLESPGAASLTGKKDFIINLRHLSGSMLTRLILGENQPFVRLFNPSLGDFIFNRYASNPPVLRQCFGSLKTQSSLKTLKDMHDNKIISTGVATEVTGHVFSSVLDINFLGSTAEFVAQLCIARSELGNKFSLSDQGLLKAISFIGGEKCCRSFLASARVLLWALRSGNVDKMTVEAFLDEAFDNDPNHDELLILSQLVACFEVVEHQSLYDSYDQVVTDYLIASVEDEFPDAEVFSDGGSQTAARRKFIELMDEKAAELGANNSSGVADSVVDLVDVDKFYDKYFNEPEHEPDYESYRDQRTNWSERTFSAIDPIDDLFSRD, encoded by the coding sequence GTGAGCGATTACGATTTTTCGCGGCTAAACGATAAAGAGTTCGAAGTCTTTTGCGCTGACCTGCTAAGCGCAAGGGAAGGGGTTAGATTCGAAAGATTCAAGCCCGGACGTGACGCGGGAGTGGATGGGCGCTTTTTTAGGTCCGAGGGGGATGAGTGGATTCTCCAGTGTAAGCATTGGATTTCGACGCCGTTAGAAAAGCTCGTTAAATCTATTGCAGATTCTGAAAGCCTTAAAGTTCAGAAATTATCGCCAAGTCGATATATCTTAGCCTTGTCTCACTCGCTCTCATTGAATGATAAGAAAATTTTGATGCAGAAGCTTTCACCTTTTGTTTTGTCTCCGGCGGATATACTGGGTCGACAGGATTTGAGTGATATGCTCGCGAAATATCCAGATGTTGAAAGACGACACTATAAGCTCTGGATTGCTAGCTCAAATGTTCTTGCGTATATGCTTAATAAGCCCATACATGATAGGAGCCAGTTTGAGCTTGGCGAGATAATTGAGGCCTCTAAGCTGTATGTAGCCACAGCAAATCATAATCAAGCGATTGATAAACTGGAATCTACGAGTGTTGTTATCATCACTGGTCCAGCTGGCATTGGCAAGACAACATTGGCTGGACAGCTAATTTTACAGTACGTCGCGGACGGCTTTGAGCTCTCGGTTATTTCTGACGACATTAAAGAGGCCGAGAGCATATTTGACCCTGACTCAAAGCAAATTTTCTATTTTGATGACTTTTTGGGTCGCAATTACTTAGAAGCGCTTTCTGGCCATGAGGGCGCCAAAATTGTAGGTTTTATTAGGCGTATAGTCAAAAACCCCAAAAAGCGATTCGTATTGACATCTCGAACTACTATTCTCAATCAGGGGCGAATCTTAAACGATGTTTTCCATAACTCAAATATAAATAGAAATGAGTTTGAGATTACCCTTGAATCCTTGGAAAAGATTGATAAGGCTAGAATTCTTTACAATCATATCTGGCATTCTGAAATAGATGCTGAGTACGTGGAGCACTTGTACTCGCATAAACGTTATCGAATTATTATTGATCATAGAAATTTTAATCCTCGGCTAATCCGATTTATTACCGATGCCCAGCGATTGGAGGATGTCACATCTGAGTCTTACTGGGCTCATACAACTGGTTTGCTAGATGATCCGTCTCAGGTCTGGGATCATCCATTTCAAGCGCAACTAGATGACTGTGGTCGTGCCTTGGTTTTGCTGGTCGCTATGAACGGGCGCGTGATTACTGAGCCTGAGCTTTCAGAGGCATTTGCGCGATATCTAGAGAGTCCAGGAGCCGCCAGTCTTACTGGGAAAAAAGATTTTATAATAAACCTCCGCCACCTATCTGGTTCGATGCTAACGAGATTAATATTAGGCGAAAATCAGCCTTTTGTTCGGTTGTTCAACCCGTCTTTAGGTGACTTTATATTCAACAGATATGCCAGTAACCCCCCTGTTTTGCGGCAGTGTTTTGGTAGCCTGAAGACACAATCTTCATTGAAGACGCTGAAGGATATGCATGATAATAAAATAATCAGCACCGGCGTGGCGACCGAAGTGACAGGTCATGTTTTTTCATCCGTTTTAGATATTAATTTCCTTGGATCTACCGCCGAATTTGTAGCTCAATTATGCATTGCAAGGTCTGAGCTTGGCAATAAATTTAGCTTATCTGACCAAGGTCTCTTAAAAGCTATTAGTTTTATTGGCGGAGAGAAGTGCTGCCGATCCTTCCTGGCATCGGCACGAGTACTGTTATGGGCGCTGCGCAGTGGGAATGTTGATAAAATGACTGTGGAAGCATTCTTGGATGAAGCCTTCGACAATGACCCAAATCATGACGAATTACTAATATTAAGTCAGCTTGTCGCATGCTTTGAAGTTGTAGAGCATCAATCGCTTTATGATTCATATGATCAAGTCGTCACGGATTATCTAATCGCGTCAGTTGAAGATGAGTTCCCAGATGCAGAAGTGTTTTCTGATGGTGGCTCGCAAACAGCAGCGCGCAGAAAATTTATTGAGCTAATGGATGAAAAGGCTGCCGAGTTGGGTGCTAATAACTCATCAGGCGTTGCTGATAGTGTTGTGGATTTGGTTGATGTGGATAAGTTCTATGATAAATATTTTAATGAGCCAGAGCATGAGCCAGATTATGAGTCTTATAGAGATCAACGCACGAATTGGTCCGAGCGAACATTCAGTGCTATCGATCCAATTGACGATTTGTTTTCGCGAGATTAA
- a CDS encoding virulence-associated protein E → MTTLKQRQVALAGSACLDKVLSCLDKVKASGTNKWKACCPAHDDKSPSLAITETSDGTLLLKCWAGCTAQEIVSAIGLELRDLFPGTKQPRRGPSKQAIEHERTVYLIGKALLDNGKLSGDDLQRFNLAKQRLGVK, encoded by the coding sequence ATGACCACTCTAAAGCAGCGCCAAGTTGCGCTGGCGGGATCGGCTTGCCTGGATAAAGTTCTTAGTTGTCTCGACAAAGTTAAAGCTTCCGGCACTAACAAATGGAAAGCGTGCTGCCCTGCGCATGACGACAAATCCCCAAGCCTAGCAATAACCGAAACATCAGACGGCACTCTTTTGCTCAAGTGCTGGGCCGGATGTACCGCTCAGGAGATTGTTTCGGCAATTGGGCTGGAGTTGCGCGACCTATTCCCTGGTACAAAGCAGCCACGTCGCGGACCAAGTAAGCAGGCCATTGAACATGAGCGCACCGTCTACCTGATCGGAAAGGCGCTGCTCGATAACGGCAAGTTGTCCGGCGACGATCTGCAGCGTTTCAACCTCGCCAAACAGCGTCTGGGGGTTAAATGA
- a CDS encoding AAA family ATPase, with translation MNNKDRFAEQWEELNKPLKGANLKVLPTVPAVWKVNAVSAADIKPVAIRWLWPGWLAKGKLHILAGAGGTGKTTLLISLIATITTGGRWPDGELCQERGNVLIWSSEDDPADTLVPRLIAAGADVNRVHIIQGRLNAKGEADPFDPSNDIGLLRDTVRDLGGVSLLMLDPVVSAVKGDMHKANDVRRGLQGVVDFAEANLCAVVGISHFAKGGAGSSPADRVIGSQAFSALARTVLVAAKQQDSDARVLARAKSNIGTDEGGVSYTIEPCTIDGGIETTHVAWGDLIQGSARDILGDVESVDEDRLDDADDPAEALRRILSAGPLTGKEAKRLMTGNGYTQKQIRNARERLSVVTARSGFGGDTIVSWSLPQAKGQFAAFPPVVPSDGQLCPPLDMGPTGEKGHDWNSLISKAPPQNFTDDDSEEV, from the coding sequence ATGAACAATAAGGATAGGTTCGCCGAGCAATGGGAGGAGCTGAACAAGCCGCTCAAAGGGGCAAACCTCAAAGTATTGCCAACAGTCCCCGCCGTCTGGAAGGTAAACGCGGTCAGCGCAGCCGATATAAAACCGGTGGCCATTCGCTGGCTGTGGCCTGGCTGGTTGGCCAAAGGCAAGTTGCACATACTCGCGGGGGCTGGCGGTACCGGGAAAACTACCCTGCTGATTAGCTTGATCGCGACCATCACCACAGGCGGACGCTGGCCAGACGGTGAGCTTTGCCAAGAGCGCGGCAATGTTCTGATTTGGTCGAGCGAAGACGACCCGGCAGACACGCTGGTGCCGCGCCTGATCGCGGCTGGCGCTGACGTGAACCGGGTACACATTATTCAAGGGCGCCTCAACGCTAAAGGCGAGGCTGACCCCTTCGACCCATCAAACGATATTGGTTTGCTGCGCGACACCGTGCGTGATTTGGGCGGTGTGTCATTGCTGATGCTCGATCCAGTGGTCAGTGCCGTGAAAGGGGACATGCACAAGGCCAATGACGTTCGCCGTGGCTTGCAAGGCGTGGTGGACTTTGCCGAGGCAAATCTCTGCGCCGTTGTCGGTATCAGCCACTTTGCCAAGGGGGGCGCTGGATCCTCGCCGGCTGATCGTGTGATCGGTTCGCAAGCCTTCTCGGCACTGGCCCGAACGGTTCTGGTCGCCGCCAAACAGCAAGATTCTGATGCAAGGGTGTTGGCGCGGGCCAAGTCCAACATCGGCACCGACGAAGGTGGCGTGTCCTACACCATCGAGCCCTGCACCATCGACGGAGGCATTGAAACGACGCACGTTGCGTGGGGCGATCTGATACAGGGATCGGCGCGGGACATTCTGGGTGACGTTGAGTCGGTCGACGAAGATCGCCTGGATGATGCTGATGATCCAGCCGAAGCACTCCGACGAATCCTGAGCGCGGGGCCCCTGACCGGGAAAGAAGCCAAAAGACTGATGACCGGCAACGGCTATACGCAAAAGCAGATCCGCAACGCCCGTGAGCGACTCTCAGTAGTGACAGCCCGGTCCGGCTTTGGCGGCGACACAATTGTGAGCTGGTCGCTCCCTCAAGCGAAAGGTCAGTTCGCGGCATTCCCTCCAGTCGTGCCCTCTGACGGCCAGTTGTGCCCACCCTTAGACATGGGCCCGACTGGAGAAAAAGGGCACGACTGGAACAGCTTAATCAGTAAGGCACCTCCGCAGAACTTCACCGATGACGATTCGGAGGAAGTCTGA
- a CDS encoding tyrosine-type recombinase/integrase: MKRSEIKRRPMADTTLASLEPEASTYRELDGAGLYLRVKPTGQKSWELRYKKADGKWSWLGLGGYGKGSHQLTGEQARQKAAELRNGTAKDGSMLATQRAKKAAELEAANNTFEHLAREWYANKRKGWSAGTATRTIGALELHVFPVFGKRPYQGVLPMEWMELLRGMEQTGIVEQTSRVRGMCREIYDLARVTGRATHNPLEGLHKFLLTKPAENYAHVSTDELPPLLRAIRAYPSAADVRIGLHLLSMLACRPSELREARWSEFDLDGCLWTVPAERMKRRREHAVPLPRQAVDLLRDLQNLTGAYLLLFPGRSDTTKPRSNTVFLMALRRLGYEGRQTGHGFRHIASTILNEHGFDENHIEAQLSHVKDGIAGVYNKAQYLAQRTTMMQWYADHLDKLAAGNVVEFKKAQ, from the coding sequence ATGAAGCGTTCGGAGATAAAGCGCCGTCCTATGGCTGATACCACTCTGGCCAGCCTTGAGCCAGAGGCCAGCACCTACCGGGAGCTAGATGGTGCCGGTCTTTATCTGCGCGTTAAGCCCACTGGGCAGAAGTCCTGGGAGCTGCGCTACAAAAAAGCCGATGGCAAATGGTCTTGGCTAGGCTTGGGAGGTTACGGCAAAGGTAGCCACCAGTTAACCGGCGAGCAGGCACGCCAAAAAGCAGCAGAGTTGCGCAACGGCACGGCAAAAGACGGCAGCATGCTTGCCACTCAGCGAGCCAAAAAAGCCGCAGAACTTGAGGCGGCCAACAACACGTTCGAACATCTGGCTCGCGAGTGGTACGCCAACAAGCGCAAAGGCTGGAGTGCAGGCACTGCAACCCGGACCATCGGCGCTCTGGAACTGCATGTGTTCCCAGTCTTTGGTAAGAGACCCTATCAAGGTGTCCTGCCCATGGAGTGGATGGAGCTCCTGCGCGGTATGGAGCAGACCGGCATTGTCGAGCAGACCAGTCGGGTACGTGGCATGTGCAGGGAAATTTACGACCTAGCCCGCGTTACCGGGCGCGCCACTCACAATCCGCTTGAAGGTCTGCACAAATTTTTGCTGACTAAACCCGCAGAAAACTATGCCCATGTTTCAACCGACGAGCTGCCGCCTCTGTTACGAGCGATCAGAGCGTACCCGAGCGCGGCAGACGTTCGTATCGGTCTGCACCTACTGTCTATGCTCGCCTGCCGACCGTCTGAGTTACGTGAGGCCCGCTGGTCCGAGTTCGATCTAGATGGTTGCCTGTGGACCGTTCCCGCCGAACGAATGAAGCGTCGTCGCGAGCATGCAGTTCCCCTACCACGCCAAGCCGTCGACCTGCTGCGCGATCTTCAAAACCTCACAGGTGCGTACCTACTGTTATTCCCTGGCCGTAGCGACACCACCAAGCCACGCTCCAATACGGTATTCCTGATGGCCCTGCGCCGCCTCGGTTATGAAGGTCGGCAGACCGGCCACGGGTTCCGCCATATCGCCAGCACGATCCTCAACGAACACGGCTTCGACGAGAACCACATTGAGGCTCAGCTATCACACGTCAAAGACGGCATTGCAGGCGTGTACAACAAAGCTCAGTACCTGGCGCAACGGACGACCATGATGCAGTGGTATGCAGACCATCTTGACAAGCTGGCAGCAGGTAACGTTGTGGAATTCAAAAAAGCGCAGTAA
- a CDS encoding PIN domain-containing protein, whose product MPLQTRNVFIDTEFFVKAGLEFSSRTIESFKEICSDGELNHITSTIVVREVDGKISDHIREALNGVKDFRRKAKILTHSTDAAISGLFAQFDKDDVESHALKVFSDFLDESNTTVLDLSKVDPDELIRMYFEREAPFQEGKKKTEFPDAFTMLALKGHLRDQEEIYVVSEDKDLIAFCLENPRFIIIESLSKLLDLYNAHDQERSDFIKNLIEAERNTINQEIINQVESADIYNSSSWEDAEVESLTVSEVSDFEPSIIHIDDETCQISFDIEVKYLVTVTGPDFNNGTYDRESGTVYTFDDSTREEEGKLDLTVELELSYQVDGGVFEIQNLGIYVTGLSGGIEVSVEENGTEDYY is encoded by the coding sequence ATGCCTCTTCAGACACGGAACGTTTTCATCGACACGGAGTTCTTCGTAAAGGCAGGTCTTGAGTTTTCGTCTCGTACAATCGAATCATTCAAAGAAATTTGCAGCGATGGCGAGCTAAACCACATCACTAGTACGATTGTGGTTCGCGAGGTCGATGGAAAAATTTCCGACCACATTCGTGAAGCGCTGAACGGAGTAAAAGATTTCAGACGAAAAGCGAAGATTCTGACTCATTCAACTGACGCGGCGATCAGCGGCCTTTTTGCTCAATTCGACAAAGATGATGTGGAGAGTCATGCATTGAAAGTGTTCTCAGACTTTCTGGATGAATCAAACACTACCGTACTTGATCTGAGTAAAGTCGATCCCGATGAATTAATCAGGATGTATTTTGAAAGGGAAGCACCTTTTCAAGAAGGAAAAAAGAAAACAGAATTTCCCGATGCCTTTACTATGCTTGCTCTAAAAGGACATCTTCGCGATCAGGAAGAAATTTACGTCGTTTCAGAAGATAAGGACCTCATAGCATTCTGCCTAGAAAATCCCAGATTTATAATTATTGAAAGTCTTAGCAAACTGCTCGACCTGTATAACGCACACGACCAAGAACGCTCAGACTTTATAAAAAATCTAATAGAGGCCGAGAGGAACACAATCAATCAAGAAATTATAAATCAGGTCGAGTCAGCGGATATCTATAATTCGTCAAGCTGGGAAGATGCGGAAGTAGAAAGCTTGACTGTTTCAGAGGTGAGCGACTTCGAGCCATCAATAATTCATATTGATGATGAGACCTGCCAGATCTCGTTTGATATAGAGGTAAAGTATTTAGTTACTGTCACCGGCCCCGACTTTAATAACGGCACCTATGACAGAGAGTCAGGTACGGTCTACACATTTGATGATTCGACCAGAGAGGAAGAAGGAAAGCTAGATCTAACCGTCGAGCTAGAACTTTCCTACCAAGTGGACGGTGGCGTTTTTGAGATACAGAATTTAGGAATTTACGTTACTGGACTAAGTGGCGGGATCGAAGTTTCGGTTGAAGAAAACGGGACAGAAGACTACTACTAA
- a CDS encoding AAA family ATPase, which yields MSRKAINEVFTPRARELNPAMYVARPRLEKDLARALGRHSHTLLFGESGNGKTWLFKVALAKNDLPYVVANCANASRNKSITEEICGAITEPGTASKLGYSEEKAAEVSAAFLKGALKHTDSYTVAQEDPLLKAFRLFADSGAAGRAQKKIIVLDNLESIFDTPERMSELADLIILLDDSRYSQCNINFLIVGVPNGVLQYFRETKNSDSVANRIFEIRKVEGLDSGQVQEVIRKGFAQLDILLTGPQYIEVADHIWSVTLGIAQRVHEYCEALAHEIEDNNWTYDTKLLERADEEWLLSGLRSCYTAIEGHLNSRDTTVARRNQAIYCIGRISSHQFDANDIDKRIRIEFPSTAVKHMGIGNILSDLAAGDSPLLIRNEQSGAYTVRDPMYLMCIKLMLKKDPSKSKVIKKNFVR from the coding sequence ATGAGCAGGAAAGCAATTAACGAGGTCTTTACGCCGCGAGCAAGGGAGCTTAATCCAGCAATGTACGTTGCCCGTCCTAGGCTGGAGAAAGACCTTGCGCGGGCGTTGGGCAGGCACAGTCACACCCTGTTATTCGGCGAGAGTGGGAACGGTAAGACGTGGTTGTTTAAAGTCGCCCTCGCTAAGAACGACTTACCTTACGTGGTGGCGAACTGTGCGAATGCCTCTCGAAACAAGTCTATCACCGAAGAAATATGCGGCGCGATCACAGAGCCTGGCACGGCGTCAAAGCTTGGATATAGCGAAGAGAAAGCTGCGGAAGTGAGCGCGGCGTTCCTAAAGGGAGCGCTGAAGCACACTGATAGCTATACCGTTGCGCAAGAAGATCCACTACTCAAGGCGTTTCGGCTTTTCGCAGATAGTGGCGCTGCCGGGAGAGCGCAGAAGAAAATTATCGTTCTCGATAACCTTGAGTCTATCTTTGATACGCCTGAGCGGATGTCTGAGCTAGCTGATCTGATCATTCTGTTAGACGATAGTCGTTACTCTCAGTGCAACATCAATTTCCTTATCGTTGGGGTTCCTAACGGTGTATTACAGTATTTTCGTGAAACTAAGAACTCGGATTCCGTCGCCAATCGTATATTCGAGATAAGAAAGGTCGAAGGACTTGACTCGGGGCAAGTCCAAGAAGTAATCAGAAAGGGGTTTGCTCAGCTCGATATTCTCCTCACCGGACCGCAGTACATTGAGGTCGCTGATCATATTTGGTCGGTGACATTAGGCATAGCACAACGTGTTCATGAATATTGTGAAGCGCTCGCCCATGAAATAGAGGACAACAATTGGACCTATGACACGAAACTGCTAGAAAGAGCCGACGAAGAATGGTTGCTCAGCGGGCTCCGATCTTGCTATACAGCCATCGAAGGGCATCTAAATAGCCGTGACACGACCGTTGCTCGTAGAAACCAAGCGATCTATTGTATAGGCCGGATTTCGAGCCACCAATTCGATGCGAACGACATTGATAAGCGGATCAGGATTGAATTCCCTAGTACTGCTGTAAAACATATGGGGATAGGTAATATCCTTTCCGATCTCGCCGCTGGTGACAGTCCTCTTTTGATCAGGAACGAGCAGTCAGGAGCTTACACCGTCCGGGACCCTATGTACCTGATGTGTATCAAGCTCATGTTAAAAAAAGACCCTAGCAAATCAAAAGTTATTAAGAAGAACTTCGTGAGATAA
- a CDS encoding helix-turn-helix transcriptional regulator: MHLNHPALSKGLIRQSALWQWLGMTRSGLAKLQTKDLTFPKPIKDGDSRQSAVYYVVAEVEAWLQSKIAARDKAQGDHSGGVQQ; this comes from the coding sequence ATGCATCTAAATCACCCAGCACTAAGCAAAGGCTTAATCCGACAATCCGCGCTTTGGCAATGGCTTGGAATGACCCGCTCGGGCCTCGCCAAGCTCCAAACGAAAGACCTAACCTTCCCCAAGCCCATCAAGGACGGTGACTCCCGCCAATCGGCTGTTTATTACGTCGTGGCCGAAGTTGAAGCCTGGCTGCAATCCAAGATTGCCGCTCGGGACAAAGCCCAAGGCGACCACTCTGGGGGGGTGCAACAGTGA
- a CDS encoding integrase domain-containing protein, giving the protein MCAQATRLSDRQLKAVKPKDKDYVLSDGDGLQLRVRVNGSTLWNFNYRQPITKNRINMGLGTYPELSLSQARKKTVEARELLAQGIDPKEQRSELEQTKRQATEHTFENVASAWFELKKDSVTQAYAEDIWRSLTLHVFPSLGTTPISQINAPRVIELLRPLETKGSLETVKRLTQRLNEIMTYGVNSGMIFANPLSGIRAVFKKPKKQNMAALRPEELPELMIAIANASIKRTTRCLIEWQLHTMTRPAEAATTSWTDIDLDKKIWTIPAERMKKRRAHVIPLTEHALALLEIIKPYSGHREYVFPADRDPRDHCNSQTANMALKRMGFEGRLVSHGMRSMASTILNEHGWDPELIEVALAHVDKDEVRSAYNRADYIERRRPMMAWWSEHIQHAATGSLSVSAIQGTKGLKVVSMR; this is encoded by the coding sequence ATGTGCGCCCAAGCCACCCGCCTCTCTGACCGCCAACTCAAAGCGGTAAAGCCGAAAGACAAGGACTACGTCCTCAGTGATGGAGACGGTCTACAGCTGCGTGTGAGGGTTAATGGCTCTACGCTATGGAACTTCAACTACCGGCAGCCGATTACCAAAAACCGCATCAATATGGGCCTCGGCACCTACCCAGAACTCTCGCTCTCGCAAGCCAGGAAGAAAACGGTCGAAGCCAGAGAGCTTCTCGCTCAGGGCATCGATCCGAAAGAACAACGTAGCGAGCTGGAGCAGACAAAAAGACAGGCAACCGAGCACACATTCGAGAACGTGGCGTCTGCCTGGTTTGAACTGAAAAAGGATTCTGTGACTCAAGCTTATGCCGAAGACATCTGGCGCTCACTCACACTGCATGTCTTTCCATCGCTGGGAACAACACCTATCTCGCAAATCAATGCCCCGAGGGTCATCGAGCTGCTGCGCCCTTTGGAAACTAAAGGCAGCCTGGAGACAGTGAAGCGACTGACCCAACGACTTAACGAGATCATGACCTACGGCGTGAACTCGGGAATGATCTTCGCCAACCCGCTCAGTGGTATTCGGGCCGTTTTCAAGAAACCGAAAAAACAAAACATGGCAGCCCTCCGTCCGGAAGAACTGCCAGAGCTGATGATTGCCATTGCTAATGCGAGCATAAAAAGAACAACGCGCTGCCTGATCGAATGGCAACTTCACACAATGACTCGCCCAGCGGAAGCCGCTACGACATCCTGGACTGACATCGATCTAGACAAGAAAATCTGGACGATCCCAGCGGAGCGGATGAAGAAGCGACGTGCGCACGTCATACCACTGACCGAACACGCACTTGCTCTGCTGGAGATAATAAAGCCCTACAGCGGCCACAGAGAATACGTGTTCCCAGCTGACAGAGACCCACGGGATCATTGCAACAGTCAGACGGCGAACATGGCCCTGAAACGTATGGGATTTGAAGGTAGATTGGTGAGCCACGGTATGCGTTCCATGGCCAGTACTATCCTCAACGAACACGGCTGGGATCCGGAGCTGATCGAGGTAGCGCTTGCCCACGTCGATAAAGACGAGGTTCGCAGCGCCTATAACCGAGCGGACTACATCGAGCGCAGACGCCCGATGATGGCCTGGTGGAGCGAGCACATTCAGCATGCTGCGACTGGCAGCCTTTCAGTTTCAGCCATTCAAGGAACCAAAGGCCTGAAAGTCGTTTCGATGCGATAG
- a CDS encoding tyrosine-type recombinase/integrase, with protein sequence MNTLHVNITDAEIRKQAAGPVRQLRDHRYPELRFRYSTTDRTKGAWHVVVRGKWGKAGNYPGINAKLMQTTLPAILARRSIDPDATSTTTSWTKVGDVLTWYADRMSRDRGLSTKRKASAQSALRCHLVPRLKALELASLDRASLDRLLMWPMQERFALSFVRSVYGVLAVAFRQATRLALLVINPVADLKYTDFVQTRIKPKPARLRGDDLPALLHDLAERIELAPLESMLALMMLCHGTRLGETRQARWKNLNLTTRQWFIPAEDTKTKAEHTLPLTEQACALIERYQAAQQATGYQGPFLFPGRAGGAISASTASTLFKGMTKGEWSSHDLRKVARTAWADLGVDYMVGEMLLNHAMKDLDATYIHTTAEGMKRKALETWHQHLDGHGFMALHIETYAGHAGEASPMQTADGLASNDSPHPSQGRRLIGEGREITHDQRPHHCKKPHTNN encoded by the coding sequence ATGAACACGCTGCACGTAAACATCACCGATGCCGAGATACGCAAGCAAGCCGCTGGCCCTGTGCGCCAGTTGCGCGATCACCGCTATCCCGAGTTGCGTTTCCGCTATTCAACCACCGACCGCACCAAGGGCGCCTGGCACGTCGTGGTGCGCGGTAAGTGGGGTAAGGCCGGAAACTATCCCGGCATCAATGCCAAGCTGATGCAGACCACTTTGCCTGCCATCCTCGCCCGACGCTCTATTGACCCGGATGCCACCTCGACCACCACCAGCTGGACCAAGGTGGGTGATGTGCTGACCTGGTACGCCGACCGCATGAGCCGTGACCGTGGCTTGTCCACCAAGCGCAAGGCCAGCGCCCAGTCCGCGTTACGTTGCCACTTGGTGCCCCGGCTAAAAGCGCTGGAGCTGGCCAGCCTCGACCGGGCCAGCCTTGACCGCCTGCTGATGTGGCCGATGCAAGAGCGTTTCGCGCTGTCGTTCGTGCGTTCGGTCTACGGCGTGCTGGCGGTGGCGTTCCGGCAAGCCACTCGCCTGGCACTGCTGGTTATCAACCCCGTGGCTGACCTCAAGTACACCGACTTTGTGCAAACCCGGATCAAGCCCAAGCCTGCTCGGTTGCGTGGTGATGACCTGCCAGCGCTGCTGCACGACCTGGCCGAACGGATCGAGCTTGCGCCGCTGGAATCCATGCTTGCCCTGATGATGCTCTGTCACGGCACCCGACTGGGCGAAACCCGGCAGGCCCGCTGGAAGAACCTCAACCTCACCACACGCCAATGGTTTATCCCAGCAGAGGACACCAAGACTAAGGCCGAGCACACGTTGCCACTGACCGAGCAAGCCTGCGCTCTGATCGAGCGTTACCAGGCCGCTCAACAGGCTACTGGGTATCAAGGGCCATTCCTGTTCCCGGGGCGCGCTGGTGGGGCTATTAGCGCGTCCACGGCCAGCACCTTGTTCAAGGGGATGACCAAGGGCGAATGGTCGAGTCATGACCTGCGCAAGGTGGCACGCACCGCGTGGGCGGATCTGGGGGTGGATTACATGGTGGGCGAGATGCTGTTGAACCACGCCATGAAAGACCTCGATGCAACCTACATCCACACCACTGCCGAGGGAATGAAACGCAAGGCCCTGGAGACGTGGCATCAGCACCTTGATGGGCATGGCTTCATGGCCTTGCACATTGAGACATATGCGGGACACGCGGGAGAGGCATCACCCATGCAGACCGCAGACGGCTTAGCCTCCAACGATTCCCCCCATCCATCCCAAGGGAGGAGGTTAATCGGCGAAGGCCGGGAAATTACGCATGACCAACGTCCACACCATTGCAAAAAACCACACACCAATAACTGA